From the Brachyspira intermedia PWS/A genome, the window AATATTTAGACATATGATTATATATTAATGGCGCTATTATAAATGTTATAATTATTGCTATAACAGGAATAATTATTGATATTAGTCCCCTATATAATCCGTATATTAAAGCAAAAATTAATATTGCAATTAATAGTATATCAATATTACTAAACATTTGATGATTTCTTCAATAAAGCTATTATAGGAGCAAATGTAAAGCTGCTTTTCTTTCTATGTGTGTTAATAATATTTGATAATGCCTCTATATCAGTATGAGAGAATGAAGAATAATTTCCTATTTTCTTAGTTATTTCATTAAGCTCATCTTTAGATTTTATAACATTATTAAAATTATTAAATATTTTATATACATCTTGGTTCTGATATTCTATTTTAGAGTTTAGATTATTTTGAACCTCAAGCATAGCAGATATATTTTCTTTTATAGACAAAACTATTAAATTCTGATTTACTAATATATTTGACATTACATCATTATACTGTTCTAGAGATTTGAAATGACTTAATTTTTTAGAATCAGTATTTATATTATTTTCCATTTCTTCAATAAATTTATCTATAGTATCTGATATTCTATTAATTTCTTTTGCTATTATTTTACATCTATCTTTGATATAAAATGAAGAATTTTCTATCATAACTAATCCGGCAAATATATCTGTAAGCATTTTTTCTATTGAATCTGTACCTTTAGATATTTCAAATGATAAAGCACCTATTTCTTTAGCTACTACAGAGAAGCTTTTACCATAAAATCCAGCTTTAGATGCTTGAATTCCAGCATTAATTGATAAAAGATTAGTTTTATTAGTAATAGCTTTAATATATTCTATTGTATTATATATAGATTCTGTGATACTATTTACATCTTTGAATTGATTTGCAGATTCTACTATGGCATTCAAAAATTTACTTGAAGTTTCTTTAAAACTTTCTTTTATAAGTCTTAAATCATTTTTCAATGACATTATCTGCTCATTAGAGAAATCAGATTCTTTCATATTAGAAATAGTTTGATTCAATACTCTAAAATGCTCCTGCATTTGTGATTTATATTTGTCAAAGAATGTAAATATAGTATTTGTGTATTTTAATCCGTCTTTAATAATATTCTTTTTACTATTTTTAGCATCCATTAATCTGTCATTAGCATCTAAAATAGAGTCTATTTTTGAACTTATTATATTATAAGCATCTTTTGCTTCTTTATCTATTTCGAAAACGAACATAGATGTATCCATCAAATTCCTATCTATGATATTTAATTGTTCAGATATTCTATCTATATTATTCAATGTTCTAAGATTTAGATGTAATTTATTATTTAATACACTTTCTTTCTTTATTGATTCCAAAGCGTTTTTAGCAAAAGATGAGAATATGGATATAGATCTAAATGATGATGATATTACTATGGCAAATCCTATTCTATCAAAACCAACATTCTCTATAGTCTTTTCTAAATATAAATATCTTACTATTAACACTAATGCTATAACTACTGATATAGTCATAATAATATTAGATTTATAATCATAATTTATTATCATATCTGCCAAAGTTGATATAAACATAATTGTAAATACTAATAATATGATATAGTTTTTAATTAAATAAAATAATCCAACAGATTTTATATAATATGAATTGCTTTCTGATTCATAGTAGTTAATTGTAGCTGTAAAAAATTTATTAGGATATATTATACTAACTATTATTAATGCTAAAGATAGTATAACTACAATTATAAATATAGTGTTATTTAAATTTATAAGATTTTTATTTCTTGATATAAAACTTTTAGAGTTAATAGGCATTAAAGCCACAGCGATTAGTATTATTATATTATTGGTTAAATATAAAGCTATTGATAAATTAGGATTAATTTTATTTGCACCATAAGTACATAAAAATATTATAATAAGAGATATAATATTATATATAAGTATAAATGATAAAGTAACTGAAATAGTTATATATATACCTTTTTTTGTTTTTATAGATAATAGTAAATATATCATAATAAAAACTGACATTAGTGAAATACCAATGATAGGTGCTAACAGCTGAATCACTGTTATATTGTATCCATATATTAAATTTGAAAATATATTCATAGCTATTCCTTTTACATAACTTTAGAATATTCATCTACTTTAGTTTCTAAATCATTTGTATATTCTAAGAATTTTTTCATTTCTTCATTAAGTTTATTTGTTATAGATTCCAAATCATCAGATGTCGCTAAAAGCTTATTCATATCTCTCATAAGGTTTTTTACCTCAGAGTTTTCAATAGATGCTTTTTCTGATATATCAATTACATAATCATTAATTTCTTCTATTCTAGTTTTAATATTTAAAAAATCATTTTCTTCATTGATGATGATATTAGTCATATTTGATATAGAATTATGCATTTTATCAGTATTTTTTATGATATTCATATTATAATCATTTTGTCTTTCCATATTAATATTAAATTTATTGATTCTATCATAATGCATAGAAACTTCTCCGGATAGCTGAGACATATTGTTATTAATATTGTTGCTGGAATAAGTAAATTTTTTAAATATGTCTTCTATTTGAAACAATAAATCCTGCATTCTATTTGTAGCCTGAGATGTTTCACTTACTAATTCACTAACTTCTTTTGATACTACAGAGAAGTTATTATACCATTCTCCTGCCTTTGAAGCTTGTATACTGGAATTGATTGCAAGAGTTTTAGTTTTATCTGACATATTTGTCATAAACGATATAATTCTATTTATCTGGAAATTTAATTGTCCGAAAGTTTCTGATTTGCTGAATTCTTTAATAAAATTACTTTTTTCTATTTCTAAATTCTTTTGCAAATCTTCAAACATAGTTACTATATGTCTACTTTGAGATTGTAAAGCATATATTTTTTCCACTGAATCATGTAATTTTACATTAGATTCTTCAAGTGTTTTTTTCTGTAATTCTACAGAAGCCTGCAAATTAGGATATGTTTCTATTAATTCATTTATTTTTGTTATATTAATTTTTCCGTCATTTATTTGGAAATTTTCTATTGTAATAAATTCATTAGTATATTCTATAACTCTGTTTATATCATTTTTTAAATTATTGATAGTAGAGTATGTGTTTTCTACTTTGCTTACTAAATTATTAACTGCTTCAGAAAAATTCACTTTTAATTCTGATAATTTCTCAGCTGTATTTATCGCAGTATTAATAATTATAGAATCTTGAGCTTTAATACTTTCTAAATCATAAGATTGTGTTGTTTTCTTATATACTGCTGAAATAAATCTGCTTACTGATGAATATATCATTATAATATTGAATATAGCATATACTAAAGTTATTCTAGTGAATGTGGAATTATTAAAAAATAAGAAATTACTAGAATATTTTGTATATATTGATATTCCATTAAAGTCATCAAAGAATGCTAAAGATATTAAACACATTAATATTAATATAAGTACATTTTCTTTTACTTTTTTATTTACAGTCATCTCATATATAAAAGAACATATAATTACAAGACTGTATACAGTGAATACAAAATCTCTAAGTATATATACAGCGCCCAATTCACCTCGGCTTTTTATACTATTTTTCATAGTTTCATTTAAAGTGCTTATAGGCATAGTTGTTGATATGAAAAGCTGAGGATATAATAAAGCTATAGCAAATAAAAGTATTAATATAAATACAACAGCTATATATAATTTATCTAATACAAAATGAAAACGTTCACTTAAAGTTAATTTACCCCGTATATACATCATCCATGGTATAATAGTTAAAGAGAAGGCTAATTGTTCAAATTTGTACATATTAAGTGCCAAACTATTATTAGGACTGTACAAAGAAGTTATTATATTTGCTGCTTCTAATCCTGAAAATAAAAATGATAGAAAACCTATAAGCAATATAATAGCCTGAGTTTCTTCATATAATTGAAAATATATATAAGCATATAATATTATACCAACTATTGATATGATAGTTGCTATAACAGGAATTCCTAATTCTAATGTTATAAGAGAAAAATTGTAATCCATAAATCCTCTGTAATAAATCAAATTATATATAATACTATATTATAAGTTAATTTTAATATATTAAAAGCAGAAAAATAAAATTAACAAAAAATAAAATACCGTTTATATAATCGGAATTAGTTTATTAAGTATTTACTTACTTATAATAATTTTTAAATTTGAATAATTATTCATATTATTTAGAAATAATATATATTTTTATTGAAAGCTTACATATTAAACATAAATGATGTTATTCTGTAAGTTTTCTCACCCATCTTTCTTTTTTAAGCATTATAACACCAACAGTAATTTTAGCAAAATCTGTTAATTTGGCTATACCAAACATAGCTACAGGTCCAACTGTAGTAAATTTAGCTAGTATCAAAGCTAATGGTGCGAACATTAGTAATGATACAGGCACATCAACAGCAAATCCGAATACAGTATCTCCGCCAGCCCTTGAAACTGCAAATTGAGCATTAATATATGTCCATACAGGCATATAACAGGCTATAAGTATTACCAAATTTCTTGTTATTGCTTGGGCATCTATAGTAAGTTTTGAGAATATAAAAGGTATTAATAGTGTAGATGACATTTGCACTAAACCAACTACTAAACCTGCTATAACAGAGCCGTTTAATATCCATCTTGCCTTATTTTTGGCATCTTCCAATTCTCCGCGTCCAAGAGTTCCTCCAACAACTACCATAGTAGATACAAATATCCCCTGAAAAACCAAATAGAATATATTAGCTATAGTAAATCCTGAAGCCATACCAGCAACTGTTTCAGCTCCGCCTCTGCTATTATATAAAGCCGTCATAAACATTTCGCTTAGTCCCCAGCTTATTTCACTCAAAAATATTAAACTTGATTTTTTTAGCATTGAATAAAATACATTTAATTTTACTTTTAGTATTTCTCTAGTTCTTACATAAAATTTTTCTTTATGAAGTTTTATATACACTATAAATAAAATCATTTCTATTATTCTAGCTATTAATGTGGCAATGGCAGCACCTTTTTCTTCAAGTCTTGGAGCTCCAAAATTTCCATATATAAGTATATAATTTCCTATAGTATTACAGAATGTAGCTATAACAGATATTATAAGAGGAATATGAGGTTTTCCTATTTCTCTGTATGAAGTACCTATAGCACCGGATATTGATATGGGTATAAATGTAAATGCTATTATACTCATATATTTTGTGCTTGATAATAGTATTTCTTCCTGAGAGGCATTTCCTCTAGTCATTAATCTCATAAATATTTCAGGATTAACAAGCATTAATATCATATAAGAAATGGAAATAATAAGAGGAAGTATTACTTTAAATCTGAAAGCCTGCTGCATACCTTCCTTATTATCAGCCCCATTATTCTGAGCCATATATATTCCGCCGGCACCATAACAAGTATTAAGTATTACCAAATATATAAAGTTTAATTGATTAGATACATTTACAGCAGCCATTTTTATATCGCCAAGTTCTGCAACCATAAAGTTATCTATTAATGATACCATACCCATTATAAGCTGCTGAAGCATTACAGGAACTGCAATGGATATGCATAATTTGTAAAAATCAAAATTTCCAAAAAGAGTTTTTTACCGCCATTAAATTTCATTGAATTGGTATTCATAGTATAATCTCTGTTATATTAATAAAATTAAAGTATAAATTCGGTCTAATGAATAAAAACGAGATGTAATATATAGCTATTTTTATATTTGTCAATATGATTTATATATTTTTTGATGTTTTTATAAAAATAATTATATTGAATATTCACTATAATATAGTTATTTATTTTTTGATATAGCCTCTTGCATTTCATTATAAAGCCTTATCAAATCATTTGCGGCATCTTTTTTTACTTTTAAATTTTTGAATCCGTCAGCAGTTTCCACTCTTATATCCGTTAAAACTTTCATTTCTTTTATGGTGTTTTCAGCATTTATACTGTAGCTTCTATCTACATAAGCTGTATCCATAAAATATATAGAAGTTCCGTATATTATTTCACTTTCTGTTTTTGGCATAAAAGATGTATAATGAAGAATCAAATAAGTATTATCCGAAAATTTTAATACAATTTTATTAGCATCTGATATATTAAATGAACTGTCAGCAATATACTGTGCTTCCAATATTATATTATTAGGGTCATTTGCACTTTTTAGTCTGAATTTAATAGTTTCCGACCAATAACTCATAGAAATATAATCTGTTTGATAAACTTTTTGCCCATAGAAAGTATCATTTATTAAATGTACTTTGGCAGCACATGATGATAATGATATAGTTAATATAATTAGTGAAAATAGTGTAAATATTTTCTTCAATATTATCTCCATAAGATTTTATTTGCATATTATATAACCTATTTATTTTTTGTAAATAAAAATATTTATTATTAATTCAATAATTAATAATTGCTATTTTAATAGTTTTATTATATACTTTTACATCAATATTTATTATTGTAAGGGGTTAAATTAATGGAGAATCCTATAAAAAATATTACTGAAACAATAATAGGCGAATGCCGTAATTTTAAACATACATTAAAAGAGATATTATACGCTATAGTAATAGTGCTTCTTATAAATACATTTTTAATACAGAACTATCAAATTCCTACAGGCTCTATGATACCTATAATAATGCCGGGTGATAGACTTTTTGCAAATAGATTCGTTTATGGAGTAAAACTTCCATTTACAGATGGGCTTTTGGGATACAGACTTCCAAAGATAAAATCACCTCAAAGAGGAGATTTGGTAGTATTCAGAGCACCTCCTTCTGCTTCTTTCGGATGCGAATCTGCTATGCCTTATTATGAGCCTTCACCTTTAGTGCAGATGCTTAAACTGCCTGTTATGATATTTTCTCTTACTCCTTTTACTTGGGATCCTAGATTCCTTTTTGCTGATTTTTTGGGAGAGAAACTCACAGGCGGAACACATATGGCGCCAGTTCCTTTATTTTTAGGGCTTAAAACCGTGGATTTAGACCCTAGAAAAGAATTTGTAAAGCGTGTTATAGCTACTGCCGGTGAAACTGTTGAAATTAGAAATAAAAAAATAATTATAAACGGAAATGAAATAGAAGATAAATGGGGATATTTCTTTTATGGAGATGATAGAGAATTTGTACCTATTATAGATATTTACGGCCCTATATATGTACCTAAAAAAGGCGATGTTATAATATTTAAAAAGTTAGTTGACAGATCTGACTATTATAATGATCTTAGTTCTTTTGAAGTGTATATTAATGATAAAGTGGTAAGCGATGATATTAAATTATGGTATTGGATGAATATATATGTTCCTAATACTAAAGACAGACCGGATGAATATATATACAATGTGCCTGAAGATTATTTCTTTGTAATGGGCGATAACAGAGATCAAAGCTGCGACAGCAGAATGTGGGGATTGGTTCCTTACAGACATATAAAAGGTCAGCCTATGATTGCTTGGATACAATCAAAAAGACCTGATGATGTGGAACAAGGCTTCTTCAAATATTTTATAATTAAATAAAAGTAAAGATAAAAATATGTATGATCAAATTTCTAAAGATACTTTAAAAGAATTATTCAAAATTTGGAAAGCTAAAAATATAGAAGATTTAGATATTAAGTCTTCAAATGTTTCATTAGTTTCTTTTAAATTTTATGCTTTATCCAAAGAAGCAAAAGACATTGTTCTTTATGTGCTTAAAAATGAAAGCAAAGAATTAAACTCTATAGATATAGCATATTCACTTAAGTATAGTCAGAAGCAAGTACCGGCATTTTTTGATTATATAAATGAAATAAAAAAATCAGGGCTTTTATATTTAAAAATAAAAAGAAGAAGATTAAATTCTCATGATGATACTTTGTATTTTTTGCCGAATGTAAAATCAATAATAGAAAGTATAATATTAAAAGATGATATTAAAATTCCTTATTATGTAGATGCATCATATACTGCTAATGCTTATAAAAAATATCTTCACAAAATTATTCATATATATGAAAATGGTAATATTGTAGAATATAATAAAGCAAAAATAGATGATGATGAATTATTCACTTTATGCAAATCTAATATTCTTTCTGTTTATTTTCATCAAAATGATCTTAAAGTTTATGTGGCTGTAAATAATAAAAATGTTGTAGAGAATTTAGAGAAGAGTTTAAAAGAAAATATTGAGAGTTCAGTTTTTATTTATAATCATTTTAATATATTGAATGATATTGAAACTTTTATATATGAATGCGATGTTCAGAAATTATCTACTGATGATATTAATATAAATTTTTTAACTAATAATTTAGAATCTTCTACTATAATAAATATATGTTTAAAATTAGATTTAATTAAGTTAGATAATAAAAATTTTATATCATTAGAATATGATAATATAAAAAAATATCTTTCATCTTCTATAGAAGAGAGAATGGATTCTATAACAAAGATTGTTTATAAAAATTATTCAGATTATTATAAGCATATTTTTTCTATTATAGAAAATGAAAGCATATCAAAATCAGTGTTATTTATGAAATTGAAAGAAAAATATAATCTTTCTATAACAGCTGAAACGTATAATAATATCATTTATTCTATGTTTATTTTAGGAATTGCTGAAGTTTCTTTTTATGAGAATGCTGTACTTGCAATCAGAAATATAAACCCTTATACAGAAGAAAATAATTTCAGAAAGTCATTCATTAATGGAAATTTTGAACTCACATTGATAAATCATTATTTGTTTTCTAATAATTTTATTTATATGTGCAATTTATATTTTGAACTTGATAAGCAGGAAACAGTTTATACTTATACTATGACTGAAGAAAGCGTATTAAAGGGAAAAACAATTATAAGCGATGAAGAGTCAGAATATTGTTTTGATAAATTTTTGGTAGTATTAAAAAATATATTATTAGATAATAATGTGGAGATTCCAAAGCATATAGAAACTAGCATAAAGAGATGGTATGAGAGGGGAATTATTTCTTATGTATATGATAATGTTACTCTTGTTATAATAAAAGATGCCAATAAATTAGAAGAAATTATTTATGAGGCTAAAAGAAAAGGTATTATTATAACAAAGATTAATGATGAATATGCCATAGTAAAATCTAGTTCTTCAACTAAAAAAAGTCTTACAAAATTTTTAAGACAGAGAAAGATAATAGTAACATTCTAAATTTTAAAAAAGTGATAAAAAGTTATGATAGATTATTTGAATAAAGAAACATATAATTTTTATTTACCGGAAAATTTAATAGCTACTACTCCAAATTACGAGAGAGATCATTGTAAATTGATGATTTTAAATAAAGATACAGGAAAGCTGGAGCATAAAATTTTTTCTGATATAATTAATTATCTTAATAAAGATGATGTTTTAGTTCTCAATGATAGTAAGGTAATACCAGCTAGAATATACGCTAAAAAAAATACTGGCGGTAATGTTGAAATATTGCTTCTTAATAAATTCAATGATGATGAAAGTACTTGGGAATGTTTAATAAAAGGTAAGAATATAAAAGAAAAAGATATATTATATTTGAATTATTCTCATTTAGAAAATGTAGGAGATATTGAGGCATTAATAGAAAAAGACAATATATCAACTAAAATAATAAAATTTTCAAAACCATTAACAAGTGATATTTTAGATAGTATAGGAAAAGTTCCGCTTCCTCCATATATTATTCAAAGCAGAAAGAAAAAAGGCGAAGAAGAATACAATGATAAAGACAAAGAATTTTATCAGAATGTATATGCCAAAAATGAAGGAAGTATTGCTTCTCCTACATCAGGACTTCATTTTACTAAAGAGCTTTTAGAGAAAATAAAGTCTATGGGAATTACTGTTTGTTATGTTACATTGCATGTAGGCTTTTCAACTTTTAATCCTTTAAAAGAAGATGATTTACGCAATCATGTTATGCATGAAGAGAAATTTATAATACCAAAAGAAAGCTATGATATAATAATCAATGCTAAAAAAGAGGGCAGGAGAGTTGTATCATGCGGAACTACTGTTGCAAGAGTTTTAGAAAGCGAATACGATAATTATGATTTTAAAAGAATGGAAGGCTCTACTGATATATTTATTTATCCACCTTATAAGTTTAAATGCGTTGATGCTTTAATTACAAATTTTCACACACCTCATTCTACATTGCTTGCTATGGTAAGTGCTTTTGCAGGTTATGACAATATAATGAACGCCTATAAAACAGCGGTAGAAAATAATTACAGATTTTTTTCTTACGGCGACGCTATGTTTATGTATTAATTTTTTATTTGTTATGATTATAAAATAATAATTAAGAAGTAAAAAATATAATTGTTTAGATATACCTAAACAACCATATTTTGTCAAAAATAATTTTTTTAAATTTTAAATATATGCAGGGCTTTGCCCTTACGAAGTACACAGCGTGCAGCACCTCACTTCTTTTGCCTACGCTCTGCGTGCCGTAGGCAAGGCACCTACTCGGTTGTGACCCAGGCGAAGCCCGCCTACGGCGAGAAGCTATATCCTCGACAGGCTCGGATACGCTTCGCGAAAGACTGCATTTTTAGGGTATATCCTATATTTAATAGGAATGTTTTTGATATAAAGTTATAGCAGTTGCGTTTTCGCGAAGCGTGCCTGCGGCAGCAACTTTGACGAAGTCGCGGCAAAAAAGTTGATAATTCTATATAAAGTGCATCGATTGATAAACTTAAAAATTTTCATCATATATTAATTTTTTTATAATAATTACGGCAGGTATTTTATATACCCGCCGCATTCATTTGAAAAAAAGATGTGATTAAGGTGTAACTATGTTAAACCAATAATTGAAAGTGTCAAAGTAGGATAAAAACTCATTAAATGCATCTTTATTGTTAATATTTAAATCATCAGCCTTTTTAGTAAATAATGCCTTTTTGAAATCTGACATATTAATATCTATCGCATAGTCAGTATTTTCATTATTATATTTTTTATATTTAAGTATAGAGTTTTCAATTTTTACAAGATATTTATTATCATCTGTAATATTAAAAAGTACTGATATATTTTTATCTTTTACTTTATCAGGATTTAAAGCAACTGATATATATTCAAACATGTTTTCAGCAGATAATGCATTTATCATATCCAATGATGTAGTTTGAGGAGCCTTCATATTTTGATCTATTTCATTTCTAAGTTCATAAGCACCAGTAAGTAAATAAGCTCTCCAAACAGCAGATTCGCTTTGATATCCTAATTGTTCCATAGCATCAGCACTGAGTTTTCTTGCATTTTCATTATTAGGATTAGCAAATATTACATTATTGAGTACTTCAACAACCCATCTGTAATCGCCTTCATCATAAGATTTTTTAGCCATTTTTATAATATTGTTTTCGCCGCCCATAAACTCAACATATCTTTTTGCTGATTCTTCAGGAGGAAGTTTATATAAATTAGCAGGATTTCCATCCCACCAAGCACCGAAATAAAAATCATAAACAGCTTTTACATCATGATTTACAGAACCATAGTAACCTCTATTATAAAATTCTTTTGCTAAATTATCCGGTATCTGTATTTTTTCTGCTATCTCTATAGGAGTGTATCCCATATTAGCATATCTTAAAGTTTGATCATGAATATATTTATATAAATCTCCATGCTTATTTAGAAAATCATCTATATTGCTTTGTTCCCATATAGGCCAGTGATGAGAACCGAATAATACATCAGTTCTGTTTTTTAAGAATTCTTTTGATTTTTCTATAGCCTTGGCCCATACAATAGAATCTCTTGTTTTTGCTCCTCTTAATGTTGATAAATTATGAAGTGTATGATTCATTACTTCAGCACTTGATGCAGCTCTGTATTTTGGTATATAAATCATAAACTCTGCAGGAGCTTCAGTGTTTTGTGCCATTAAAAATTGAAACTCTACTCCGTCAATTGTGAATGATTCATAATCTTTAGATATTATTTTATTTGGTTTTATAATACCGGGAGTTCCAGTTGCAACTAATTTACCAAGTCCAGCATCAACAGTACCTTTTTCGTCTTTTGGTAAAAGTCCTCCGTACATATAGGAAGAACGTCTGCTCATAGCATTGCCTGCCAAAAGATTTTCTGATACAGCTTCTTCAAAAAATCCTTCAGGTGCCACAATAGGTATATTACTGTTTTCAATGACTCCTCTTATTCCTCCGAAATGATCAACATGGGAATGTGTAAATATTACTCCTGTTATTGGGTCATTTCCTTTATGCTTTCTGAATAATTCTATAGCTTTAGATGCTGATTCTTTTGTTGTCAGTACGTCTATTATAATCCAGCCTGTATCGCCTCTTACAAAAGTTATATTAGCTAAATCAAAACCTCTTACCTGATATATATCCGGAGTTACTTCAAATAAACCTGATATATTATTTAATTGAGCCTGCCTCCATAGTGATGGATTTACTGTATCTGGGGCAGACTGATTTGATATGAAAGGAAAAGATACATTACCGTCAGAAGTTTCTATGAATCCTTTGCTTGCATTTTCAAAATCAGTATTGTCATCAAATGGCAAATAGTTTTTTAATTTTTCATTTTCTTTTTTGGTATATTCTGTTGCATCTTTTCTTTCGGAATTGAAATTATTAGAAGAACAGG encodes:
- a CDS encoding methyl-accepting chemotaxis protein, which encodes MNIFSNLIYGYNITVIQLLAPIIGISLMSVFIMIYLLLSIKTKKGIYITISVTLSFILIYNIISLIIIFLCTYGANKINPNLSIALYLTNNIIILIAVALMPINSKSFISRNKNLINLNNTIFIIVVILSLALIIVSIIYPNKFFTATINYYESESNSYYIKSVGLFYLIKNYIILLVFTIMFISTLADMIINYDYKSNIIMTISVVIALVLIVRYLYLEKTIENVGFDRIGFAIVISSSFRSISIFSSFAKNALESIKKESVLNNKLHLNLRTLNNIDRISEQLNIIDRNLMDTSMFVFEIDKEAKDAYNIISSKIDSILDANDRLMDAKNSKKNIIKDGLKYTNTIFTFFDKYKSQMQEHFRVLNQTISNMKESDFSNEQIMSLKNDLRLIKESFKETSSKFLNAIVESANQFKDVNSITESIYNTIEYIKAITNKTNLLSINAGIQASKAGFYGKSFSVVAKEIGALSFEISKGTDSIEKMLTDIFAGLVMIENSSFYIKDRCKIIAKEINRISDTIDKFIEEMENNINTDSKKLSHFKSLEQYNDVMSNILVNQNLIVLSIKENISAMLEVQNNLNSKIEYQNQDVYKIFNNFNNVIKSKDELNEITKKIGNYSSFSHTDIEALSNIINTHRKKSSFTFAPIIALLKKSSNV
- a CDS encoding methyl-accepting chemotaxis protein, whose protein sequence is MDYNFSLITLELGIPVIATIISIVGIILYAYIYFQLYEETQAIILLIGFLSFLFSGLEAANIITSLYSPNNSLALNMYKFEQLAFSLTIIPWMMYIRGKLTLSERFHFVLDKLYIAVVFILILLFAIALLYPQLFISTTMPISTLNETMKNSIKSRGELGAVYILRDFVFTVYSLVIICSFIYEMTVNKKVKENVLILILMCLISLAFFDDFNGISIYTKYSSNFLFFNNSTFTRITLVYAIFNIIMIYSSVSRFISAVYKKTTQSYDLESIKAQDSIIINTAINTAEKLSELKVNFSEAVNNLVSKVENTYSTINNLKNDINRVIEYTNEFITIENFQINDGKINITKINELIETYPNLQASVELQKKTLEESNVKLHDSVEKIYALQSQSRHIVTMFEDLQKNLEIEKSNFIKEFSKSETFGQLNFQINRIISFMTNMSDKTKTLAINSSIQASKAGEWYNNFSVVSKEVSELVSETSQATNRMQDLLFQIEDIFKKFTYSSNNINNNMSQLSGEVSMHYDRINKFNINMERQNDYNMNIIKNTDKMHNSISNMTNIIINEENDFLNIKTRIEEINDYVIDISEKASIENSEVKNLMRDMNKLLATSDDLESITNKLNEEMKKFLEYTNDLETKVDEYSKVM
- a CDS encoding MATE family efflux transporter — protein: MLQQLIMGMVSLIDNFMVAELGDIKMAAVNVSNQLNFIYLVILNTCYGAGGIYMAQNNGADNKEGMQQAFRFKVILPLIISISYMILMLVNPEIFMRLMTRGNASQEEILLSSTKYMSIIAFTFIPISISGAIGTSYREIGKPHIPLIISVIATFCNTIGNYILIYGNFGAPRLEEKGAAIATLIARIIEMILFIVYIKLHKEKFYVRTREILKVKLNVFYSMLKKSSLIFLSEISWGLSEMFMTALYNSRGGAETVAGMASGFTIANIFYLVFQGIFVSTMVVVGGTLGRGELEDAKNKARWILNGSVIAGLVVGLVQMSSTLLIPFIFSKLTIDAQAITRNLVILIACYMPVWTYINAQFAVSRAGGDTVFGFAVDVPVSLLMFAPLALILAKFTTVGPVAMFGIAKLTDFAKITVGVIMLKKERWVRKLTE
- the lepB gene encoding signal peptidase I, coding for MENPIKNITETIIGECRNFKHTLKEILYAIVIVLLINTFLIQNYQIPTGSMIPIIMPGDRLFANRFVYGVKLPFTDGLLGYRLPKIKSPQRGDLVVFRAPPSASFGCESAMPYYEPSPLVQMLKLPVMIFSLTPFTWDPRFLFADFLGEKLTGGTHMAPVPLFLGLKTVDLDPRKEFVKRVIATAGETVEIRNKKIIINGNEIEDKWGYFFYGDDREFVPIIDIYGPIYVPKKGDVIIFKKLVDRSDYYNDLSSFEVYINDKVVSDDIKLWYWMNIYVPNTKDRPDEYIYNVPEDYFFVMGDNRDQSCDSRMWGLVPYRHIKGQPMIAWIQSKRPDDVEQGFFKYFIIK
- the queA gene encoding tRNA preQ1(34) S-adenosylmethionine ribosyltransferase-isomerase QueA, whose protein sequence is MIDYLNKETYNFYLPENLIATTPNYERDHCKLMILNKDTGKLEHKIFSDIINYLNKDDVLVLNDSKVIPARIYAKKNTGGNVEILLLNKFNDDESTWECLIKGKNIKEKDILYLNYSHLENVGDIEALIEKDNISTKIIKFSKPLTSDILDSIGKVPLPPYIIQSRKKKGEEEYNDKDKEFYQNVYAKNEGSIASPTSGLHFTKELLEKIKSMGITVCYVTLHVGFSTFNPLKEDDLRNHVMHEEKFIIPKESYDIIINAKKEGRRVVSCGTTVARVLESEYDNYDFKRMEGSTDIFIYPPYKFKCVDALITNFHTPHSTLLAMVSAFAGYDNIMNAYKTAVENNYRFFSYGDAMFMY